A segment of the Homoserinimonas aerilata genome:
TTGCCCTGCGCGGCGGCATTGAACCCGAATGTGGTGCCGGGGTGAAACAGGATGTCCATGGGGGCGTTGCCGGGCAGAACCTCCATCACGACGACTCCGGTCTCGTTGACCTGGGAGAAGACGATCGTCTGGTTCACCTCGTCGCGAAGCTGCTCCATGCGTGGTTTGGCGACGATGACGAAGCTGGCCTGTGTGGCGATGCGATTGCCGAGCAGGGCCAGTCGCCAGCCGATCTCGTAGCGCCGAGTCTTCGGGTCGTGCAGAACGTAGCCGGATGTGCGCAGCTGGGTGAGGTGACGGTGGACGCGCGCTTTGGGCAGGCCGAGGCGTGCGGCGATCTCTGACACGCCACTCGTTCCGGCGCCCTGGAGCATGGCTTCGATGATGCGCAGCGCCGTTACTGAGGCGGCGTCGGATCCCTCAGGGGCGGATGTGGCTGCTCCAGTCATCGCAGTGTCCTTCGTTCGGGGAGTGTCTCGCTTGTCGAGACACTGGTTCCGTCCTAGTAAACAGGGTCGAGCATCCGTTCGCTGAAGATGTGGTAGCTCTGCGTGTTGGGCTTCGTGCGATCTTCGGGCAGCATCACCCGTAGCGACGATGTGCCCCGGGTGTGGGCGGGCAACACGAGGCAGCGGATGAATGTGGTCGCCGAGTCGGGCGTCGTGGGGGCGAGCACGGGGTCGACTCCTGTCTCTGACCAGGCTTCGCCGGGGCTGTAGGTGTTGATGGTCCCCTTGGTCTCGATGGTGATCTCGCCGGACTGGCAGATGCGAATTCCGGGGCCCTGGTGCTGGTGCGTCCAGGCCGTGCCGCCGGCGGGGAAGGTGACGCTGTCGAGGCGCATGAGCCAGTCGAGGCGCGGGTCGAGGTCGACCTGGGCCTGATGTTTGAGCTCTGATGTCGCCGTTGGGGCGGAGCGCAGTGTCTGGGGCTGGTCGGCGAATTCGGGGTCGACGAGTTCCCAGCGCCAGATGCGGGCACCCGATGCGCCGGCTCTCACGGTGAGCTGGTCTGTCGTGACCATGCCGTGCGCCTCGGCGAGGTATTGGGTCGCGGCGTCGCTGTCGAGGTGCACGGAGCCGTCGCGCACGTAGATGCTGCGGGGGCCGCGAGGCAGGTAGACGGGTGGGTTGTTCGGCGCCAGCACGTCTTCGTGCAGCACCAACGTCGGCGTCGGCATGGCAGCGCTCCTTCGTTTCAGGGATCACAATCGACAGTGGTTGTCTCGCTGGTCAATATACATCTATTGCTGATCGATACAAATTGTTGACATTGGGTTTCGAATACTGCACGCTTACGCAGAGACGCACGGCAGGCGTGCACCACGACGTGATGCGTCACGACATCAAAGGAGAGTCACATGTCATCACCAGTCCCCGCCGAGACCCCAACCGGTCCCTGGTATCGCGGAGCGACGAAGAACCAGTGGCGCGCATTCGCCGGCGCCTACATGGGCTGGATGCTCGACGTGATGGACCTCATCATCTTCTCGTTCGTCATCACCTACGTGATCGCCGAATTCGAAGCGGA
Coding sequences within it:
- a CDS encoding IclR family transcriptional regulator: MTGAATSAPEGSDAASVTALRIIEAMLQGAGTSGVSEIAARLGLPKARVHRHLTQLRTSGYVLHDPKTRRYEIGWRLALLGNRIATQASFVIVAKPRMEQLRDEVNQTIVFSQVNETGVVVMEVLPGNAPMDILFHPGTTFGFNAAAQGKIALAFGSLEQLRTWESLDPEVRTPQTITDRARLDEAVAQARIRGWASAPEETYLGVNAIAAPVRDSKGSLVGTLAIIGSVHYLPDPPAQETIDALLAASARLSADFGFEAPDQTTTNPNENEEP